One Yoonia sp. BS5-3 genomic window carries:
- a CDS encoding sarcosine oxidase subunit delta yields the protein MLILRCPYCGVDVDETDLHAGGQAHLTREGPGSSDADFEDYLFMRENPKGVHFERWRHAYGCGKWFHAARCTVSLEVFGTYPAQTLRPPEELCDRIAAKRPGWSWGRGE from the coding sequence ATGCTGATCTTGCGATGCCCCTATTGCGGCGTGGATGTCGATGAAACCGATTTGCACGCCGGCGGGCAGGCCCATCTGACCCGCGAAGGCCCCGGCTCATCCGATGCTGATTTTGAAGACTACCTGTTCATGCGCGAAAACCCCAAAGGGGTGCATTTCGAACGCTGGCGCCACGCCTATGGCTGCGGGAAATGGTTTCATGCGGCGCGCTGCACCGTCTCGCTTGAGGTCTTTGGCACCTATCCGGCCCAGACGCTGAGACCGCCAGAGGAGTTGTGTGATCGTATTGCAGCAAAGCGACCCGGCTGGTCATGGGGGCGCGGCGAATGA
- a CDS encoding sarcosine oxidase subunit beta family protein, with translation MKRYSAFAIAREALRNHRGWDRAWAKRSPKPKYDVIIVGAGGHGLATAYYLGKNFGITNVAILEKGWLGGGNTGRNTTIIRSNYLQDASAAIYEKSRSLYETLSQDLNYNVMFSPRGVIMLAQTHHEVRGYQRTAHANALQGVQTEWIGPARVKELCPIMNISGPRYPVLGGLWQARGGTARHDAVAWGYARACSDMGMDVIQNCEVTGIRQEFGKVTGVETTQGPIDCDKLGMVASGHSGVLAQMAGFRLPIESVALQALVSEPIKPCMDVVVMANTVHGYMSQSDKGEMVIGGGADSYNNYTQRGSFHHIEETVRALIETFPMISRLKMLRQWGGIVDMTGDRSPILSKTPVEGVFVNCGWGTGGFKAIPGSGWAMAELMAKGQSPLTDDFSMFRFRDGKFIDESVAAGVAH, from the coding sequence ATGAAACGATATTCCGCCTTTGCTATCGCGCGTGAGGCCCTGCGCAACCATCGCGGCTGGGACCGGGCATGGGCGAAGCGCAGCCCCAAACCCAAATATGATGTGATCATCGTTGGGGCAGGCGGGCATGGGCTGGCAACGGCTTATTATCTTGGTAAGAATTTCGGCATCACAAATGTCGCGATCCTTGAAAAAGGCTGGCTGGGCGGCGGCAATACGGGGCGGAACACGACGATTATCCGCTCCAACTATCTGCAAGACGCGTCGGCCGCGATTTATGAAAAATCCCGCAGCCTGTATGAAACGCTGAGCCAGGATTTGAACTACAACGTGATGTTCAGCCCGCGCGGCGTGATCATGCTGGCGCAGACCCATCACGAGGTACGCGGCTACCAGCGCACGGCCCATGCGAACGCGCTGCAAGGGGTGCAGACCGAATGGATCGGACCCGCACGGGTCAAGGAACTTTGCCCGATCATGAATATCAGCGGGCCGCGTTACCCGGTGTTGGGCGGTCTGTGGCAAGCGCGGGGCGGCACCGCGCGGCATGATGCGGTGGCCTGGGGTTATGCGCGGGCTTGCTCGGATATGGGCATGGATGTGATCCAGAACTGCGAAGTCACGGGCATCCGGCAGGAATTTGGCAAAGTGACCGGGGTTGAGACGACCCAAGGCCCGATTGATTGCGATAAGCTGGGCATGGTCGCCTCCGGGCATTCGGGCGTTTTGGCGCAGATGGCTGGTTTCAGGCTGCCCATCGAAAGCGTGGCGCTGCAGGCCCTGGTGTCCGAGCCGATCAAACCTTGCATGGATGTGGTCGTTATGGCGAACACCGTGCATGGCTATATGTCGCAATCGGATAAGGGTGAAATGGTGATTGGTGGTGGGGCTGACAGCTATAACAATTACACCCAACGCGGATCATTCCATCATATCGAAGAAACGGTGCGGGCATTGATCGAAACTTTTCCGATGATCTCTCGGCTCAAGATGTTGCGGCAATGGGGGGGGATTGTGGATATGACGGGGGACCGGTCGCCGATCTTGTCGAAAACCCCGGTTGAGGGCGTTTTCGTCAATTGCGGCTGGGGGACCGGCGGGTTCAAGGCCATTCCCGGCTCTGGCTGGGCCATGGCCGAATTGATGGCAAAAGGGCAATCGCCGCTGACGGATGATTTCAGCATGTTCCGCTTCCGCGACGGAAAATTCATTGACGAAAGCGTGGCCGCAGGGGTGGCGCATTGA